Proteins encoded by one window of Torulaspora delbrueckii CBS 1146 chromosome 2, complete genome:
- the MRPL7 gene encoding mitochondrial 54S ribosomal protein uL5m (similar to Saccharomyces cerevisiae MRPL7 (YDR237W); ancestral locus Anc_8.461) yields MQKFSVSIRSFSVTSKASKSACSMVKPVHHLVKIDKSKISPRFPELKYAKNDIRSPSFMPSTTHQDRSHEHYLNTVQPDLLLINYQHGYGGEEGLKNRPWDGTSPYHINRQPKKPVGSKAQLPDIHPIKWHNIPGIDSVVLNCYVNEARDNQLYAISAALQLQQITGCKPTTLYSKTDVPTWKVRRGHQMGAKVELKGRPMSQFLSTLTEIVMPRIREYKGISNRSGNGYGSISFGLTSEDVKFFPEIDSNQDLWPKTFGMHVNINTTAQNDAQARTLISGFQIPFHGAEKIKN; encoded by the coding sequence ATGCAAAAGTTTTCAGTCTCGATTAGGAGCTTTTCCGTGACTTCTAAGGCCTCGAAGTCGGCCTGTTCGATGGTCAAGCCagttcatcatttggtaAAGATTGACAAGTCTAAGATCTCACCCAGATTCCCAGAGCTGAAATACGCAAAGAATGATATTAGATCGCCGAGTTTCATGCCTTCAACAACACATCAGGACAGATCCCACGAGCACTATTTGAATACAGTACAACCCGATTTGTTGCTCATCAATTACCAACACGGCTATGGAGGGGAGGAAGGTCTTAAGAATAGACCATGGGATGGGACTTCTCCTTACCACATCAATAGACAGCCCAAGAAACCTGTGGGAAGCAAAGCACAGTTACCAGATATCCATCCCATAAAATGGCACAATATCCCAGGCATTGACAGTGTTGTGCTGAACTGTTATGTTAACGAAGCCAGAGATAATCAGCTTTACGCTATATCAGCGGCCTTGCAATTGCAGCAGATAACAGGTTGTAAGCCTACAACTTTATACTCCAAGACCGATGTTCCGACGTGGAAAGTTAGAAGAGGTCATCAAATGGGTGCTAAAGTTGAGCTTAAAGGTCGCCCAATGTCACAATTTTTATCTACACTAACAGAGATCGTCATGCCAAGAATAAGAGAATATAAAGGTATCAGTAACAGATCAGGCAACGGTTACGGAAGTATCTCCTTTGGTTTGACGTCAGAAGATGTAAAGTTTTTCCCTGAAATCGACTCCAACCAGGATCTATGGCCAAAGACATTTGGTATGCACGTCAATATTAATACCACAGCCCAAAATGATGCCCAAGCTAGAACACTGATAAGTGGTTTTCAGATTCCTTTCCATGGTgctgaaaaaatcaagaactAG
- the GLE1 gene encoding nucleoporin GLE1 (similar to Saccharomyces cerevisiae GLE1 (YDL207W); ancestral locus Anc_8.460): MRFSYDDLLDSSDEEGDYETFITRSSSPCSSAGPSFNDVSFVNPNEEDENVPHLYLPKRDSLAFTLAKQEPLEEPAVEQLDSELEQLIGKLNLQAKSPYVEGAPLPLMKSGNKSITNSEPSVSREKDDDTYVFDSQRMISAIQNSFAIRLRTLELDNKKQVEEIKLQKKKLEAERKRKEEEERKRREEEERRKREEEAARLREVEQERKQKEEALKLKKLKEEAQEQAEKAKKEAEERDRLKQQAIKAKTVSDFSTIEKKFWEYKEKISSIKKEIVEPIKKADPSLKTLLSKHKRKVNPKFGQLTNSNTQLQTIHQELCNLVDQTKDNKLAYLWILNFIAKATVHQAETEVRVKPESALPLAKLAVNLMVRYEELHDLLMARLVKKCPFVIGFTCNIDTESGRQNMGWKRKADDKWEEDTSYDERMGGMVTLYAVITRIPLPPEIISTHTHPMPISGSWHMLARIANTQGNLLTNSHFVILGSWWDAAAAQFLQAYGNQGSKLLQLLGDGLTSAVADRKYVGAARLRILLEEWQTTGIKSFPEMVV; this comes from the coding sequence ATGCGATTCTCCTATGATGATTTACTTGACTCATCCGACGAAGAAGGGGACTACGAGACGTTTATTACTAGAAGCTCTTCACCATGCTCATCAGCGGGACCTAGTTTCAATGATGTGAGCTTTGTTAACCCAaatgaggaagatgagaatGTACCGCACCTCTATTTACCCAAGAGAGATTCGTTGGCGTTTACGCTGGCTAAGCAGGAACCACTGGAGGAACCAGCCGTTGAGCAATTGGATTCCGAGCTGGAGCAATTAATTGGTAAGTTGAACCTTCAAGCCAAAAGCCCGTACGTCGAAGGGGCTCCATTGCCTCTAATGAAGAGTGGGAACAAGTCAATTACGAATTCTGAACCTTCTGTATCGCGGgaaaaggatgatgatacGTATGTATTTGATTCACAAAGAATGATTTCAGCCATACAGAATTCTTTTGCCATACGATTAAGAACACTGGAATTGGACAATAAGAAACAGGTGGAAGAGATCAAGTtacaaaagaagaagttggaagCGGAAAGGAAACgtaaggaagaagaggaacGTAAAAGACGTGAGGAAGAGGAGAGACGAAAAcgtgaagaagaagcggCAAGGTTACGGGAGGTTGAGCAGGAGAGAAAACAAAAGGAAGAGGCTCTTaagctgaagaagctgaaggAGGAAGCTCAGGAACAGGCTGAAAAAGCCAaaaaagaagctgaagagaGAGACCGACTGAAACAGCAAGCCATCAAGGCAAAGACTGTTTCCGATTTTTCCAccattgagaagaaattttgggaGTATAAGGagaaaatatcatcaattAAGAAAGAGATCGTTGAACCTATCAAAAAGGCCGATCCTAGTCTAAAAACTCTTTTATCTAAGCATAAAAGGAAAGTTAACCCCAAATTTGGTCAGTTGACGAACAGCAACACTCAACTTCAAACCATTCACCAGGAACTGTGTAACCTCGTGGATCAAACTAAAGATAACAAGCTGGCGTATCTATggattttgaatttcatAGCCAAGGCAACGGTACATCAGGCGGAAACTGAAGTGAGAGTTAAGCCAGAGTCAGCGCTACCACTAGCGAAACTTGCCGTAAACCTTATGGTACGATACGAAGAGCTTCATGATCTTTTAATGGCAAGACTCGTCAAGAAGTGCCCATTTGTCATAGGATTTACCTGTAATATAGACACAGAATCTGGACGTCAAAATATGGGCTGGAAGCGAAAGGCAGACGATAAATGGGAGGAAGATACATCCTACGACGAAAGAATGGGCGGTATGGTGACACTTTACGCAGTTATCACCAGGATACCACTGCCTCCAGAGATCATAAGCACACATACTCATCCGATGCCCATCTCGGGCTCATGGCATATGCTTGCGCGTATTGCAAACACACAAGGCAATTTACTGACTAACTCACATTTCGTGATTCTAGGATCCTGGTGGGATGCTGCTGCAGCTCAGTTCCTACAGGCATATGGCAACCAAGGCAGTAAACTGTTACAATTACTAGGTGATGGCCTTACATCAGCCGTCGCAGATCGCAAATACGTCGGTGCGGCAAGACTGCGAATCCTTCTGGAAGAGTGGCAAACTACCGGTATCAAGTCCTTCCCAGAAATGGTGGTCTAA